A portion of the Lampris incognitus isolate fLamInc1 chromosome 9, fLamInc1.hap2, whole genome shotgun sequence genome contains these proteins:
- the LOC130118446 gene encoding trypsin-1-like, with amino-acid sequence MRSLVFVLLLGAAFATEDDKIVGGYECEPHSQPHQVSLNSGYHFCGGSLVNELWVVSAAHCYKPQMDIVLGDHNRWFMDGNEQIISAARVIRHPNYESWIVNNDIMLIKLSEPAALNDYVQPVALPTSCAAAGTMCKVSGWGVTMSSSADSNRLQCLDIPILSEEDCDRAYPGMLTDAMFCAGYMEGGKDSCQGDSGGPVVCNGELQGVVSWGFGCAEKNHPGVYAKTCVFLDWLQSTMATY; translated from the exons ATGAGGTCGCTGGTCTTTGTTCTGCTCCTCGGAGCCGCCT TCGCCACCGAGGATGACAAAATTGTGGGAGGTTATGAATGCGAGCCTCATTCCCAGCCCCACCAGGTGTCTCTGAACTCCGGCTACCACTTCTGCGGCGGCTCCCTGGTCAACGAGCTCTGGGTGGTGTCTGCCGCTCACTGCTACAAGCC CCAAATGGACATCGTTCTCGGTGACCACAACCGTTGGTTCATGGATGGCAATGAGCAAATCATTTCTGCAGCCCGTGTGATCCGTCACCCCAACTACGAGTCCTGGATCGTTAACAACGACATCATGCTGATCAAGCTCAGCGAGCCGGCCGCCCTCAACGACTACGTGCAGCCTGTGGCTCTGCCAACCAGCTGTGCCGCCGCTGGCACCATGTGCAAAGTCTCCGGCTGGGGTGTCACGATGAGCTCTT CCGCTGACAGCAACAGACTACAGTGTCTGGACATCCCCATCCTGTCCGAGGAGGACTGTGACAGAGCTTATCCCGGCATGCTCACTGATGCTATGTTCTGTGCCGGATATATGGAGGGAGGCAAGGACTCCTGCCAG ggTGACTCTGGTGGCCCAGTTGTGTGCAATGGTGAGCTGCAGGGTGTTGTGTCTTGGGGCTTCGGATGTGCTGAGAAGAACCACCCCGGCGTCTATGCTAAG